Proteins encoded within one genomic window of Anopheles gambiae chromosome 3, idAnoGambNW_F1_1, whole genome shotgun sequence:
- the LOC1279152 gene encoding facilitated trehalose transporter Tret1-2 homolog isoform X2, whose protein sequence is MEISENSEQHKDDAFREIIASCRSLSKYETNIKSALPQILSAIVAASFHIVIGISLAYSAILIPQLEQPGSDVPITKAQSSWIASIIVIMVPIGSLVAGVMMEFLGRLNTIKLAAVPCVAGWVAIALANNFTWIMVGRVLTGFACALGTSPAIVYITEVARPDMRGSLISSGPTLASLGMVIAYAKGAFMDWRLVSWICIIYTIVPVLLIQLFVPESPVWLVSKGRIEDAARSLRFLYKKYPQPEHTDQTLSEMHLNALLKERETKMAEAQKNVNRHGQQQSKLRGFLKPTGYKPMIILFWFFLIQQFSGIYITLFFAVTFIQDVGTEVNAFTASIFVGLTRFSMSLLNAWLLKRFPRRQLVMVSTTGMAICMFVSGLFTLWIKEGTTTLTWIPVVGLLLYVCASMIGLLTIPWTMTAELFPTDIRGIAHSISYSMANLLMFFAVQSYRTITDLLGGAYAVQWMFAVVSVIGFFFALFFLPETHGKSLAEIEAFFAGKSQPQRVPTEPAAKPSVTEHLIRSPSREAKLREVELMLKNKNGA, encoded by the exons ATGGAAATAAG TGAAAACAGCGAGCAGCACAAAGACGATGCGTTCCGTGAGATCATTGCAAGCTGCCGATCGCTGAGCAAGTATGAAACAAACATCAAGTCCGCCCTGCCCCAGATCCTGTCGGCGATTGTGGCCGCCTCGTTTCACATCGTCATCGGCATATCGCTGGCGTACTCGGCCATCCTGATCCCGCAGCTCGAGCAGCCCGGTAGCGATGTGCCGATCACGAAAGCGCAATCCTCCTGGATTGCATCGATTATCGTGATCATGGTGCCGATCGGGTCGCTAGTTGCAGGCGTCATGATGGAGTTTCTCGGCCGGCTCAACACGATCAAGCTGGCGGCCGTACCGTGTGTGGCCGGCTGGGTTGCCATCGCGCTGGCGAACAACTTCACCTGGATCATGGTTGGGCGTGTGCTGACCGGTTTTGCCTGCGCGCTCGGTACCAGTCCCGCCATCGTCTACATCACGGAGGTGGCCCGGCCCGACATGCGCGGATCGTTGATCTCCTCCGGCCCAACGCTGGCTTCCCTCG GAATGGTTATTGCGTACGCGAAGGGCGCTTTCATGGACTGGCGGCTGGTGTCGTGGATTTGCATCATCTACACAATTGTGCCGGTACTTCTAATACAACTGTTCGTGCCAGAATCACCCGTCTGGCTGGTGTCGAAAGGACGCATCGAAGATGCCGCTAGATCGCTTCGATTTCTCTACAAAAAATATCCACAACCAGAGCATACG GACCAAACGCTGTCGGAAATGCATCTAAACGCACTGCTGAAAGAACGTGAAACCAAAATGGCCGAAGCGCAGAAGAACGTCAACCGGCACGGCCAGCAGCAGTCAAAGCTGCGCGGCTTCCTCAAACCAACCGGCTACAAACCGATGATCATCCTGTTTTGGTTTTTCCTGATCCAGCAGTTCAGCGGCATCTACATCACGCTCTTCTTCGCGGTAACCTTCATCCAAGACGTCGGCACCGAGGTGAACGCGTTCACGGCCTCCATCTTTGTCGGGTTGACGCGCTTCTCGATGTCGCTGCTGAACGCTTGGCTGCTGAAACGATTCCCCCGCCGCCAGCTGGTCATGGTATCAACCACCGGCATGGCCATTTGCATGTTCGTCTCGGGGTTGTTTACGCTCTGGATAAAGGAGGGCACCACCACACTCACGTGGATCCCGGTCGTCGGTTTGCTGCTGTACGTGTGCGCCTCCATGATTGGGCTGCTCACCATACCGTGGACGATGACGGCAGAACTGTTCCCGACGGATATTCGCGGCATCGCGCACTCGATATCATACTCGATGGCTAATCTGTTGATGTTCTTTGCCGTTCAAAGCTACCG AACCATAACCGATCTGCTCGGTGGAGCGTACGCGGTGCAGTGGATGTTTGCCGTAGTGTCTGTGATCGGATTTTTCTTCGCCCTATTCTTCCTACCCGAGACGCATGGTAAAAGTTTGGCCGAAATAGAGGCGTTCTTTGCAGGCAAATCGCAACCCCAGCGCGTACCGACGGAACCAGCAGCCAAACCGTCCGTGACGGAGCATCTGATACGCAGTCCCAGCCGGGAGGCAAAGCTGAGGGAGGTGGAGCTGATGCTGAAGAACAAAAATGGTGCTTAG
- the LOC1279153 gene encoding ruvB-like helicase 2, producing the protein MTDLEKIEIRDVTRIERIGAHSHIRGLGLDDVLEARTVSQGMVGQKEARRAAGIVVQMVREGKIAGRCILLAGEPSTGKTAIAVGMAQALGNETPFTSMSGSEIYSLEMNKTEALSQALRKSIGLRIKEETEIIEGEVVEIQIDRPATGTGQKVGKVTMKTTDMETNYDLGNKIIECFIKEKIQAGDIITIDKASGKVSKLGRSFTRARDYDATGSQTRFVQCPEGELQKRKEVVHTVSLHEIDVINSRTHGFLALFSGDTGEIKQEVRDQINSKVIEWREEGKAEINPGVLFIDECHMLDIECFSFLNRALESDMAPVVVMATNRGITKIRGTHYRSPHGIPIDLLDRMIIIRTVPYTEKEIKEILKIRCEEEDCQINNDALMVLGRIATETSLRYAIQSITTASLVSKRRKAAEIMVEDIRKVYSLFLDEKRSSKILKEYQDEYLFYDDSLPKAEGQQAQAMEVESN; encoded by the coding sequence ATGACGGATCTGGAGAAAATTGAAATCCGGGATGTGACCCGTATCGAGCGTATCGGGGCCCACTCGCACATCCGCGGTCTCGGGCTGGACGATGTGCTGGAAGCGCGAACCGTGTCCCAGGGTATGGTCGGCCAGAAGGAAGCACGCCGAGCCGCCGGAATTGTGGTGCAAATGGtacgggaaggaaaaattgCCGGTCGGTGCATTCTGCTGGCGGGCGAACCAAGTACGGGCAAGACGGCCATCGCCGTCGGCATGGCGCAGGCACTGGGCAACGAGACACCGTTCACTAGCATGTCGGGATCGGAGATTTATTCGCTCGAGATGAACAAAACCGAGGCACTGTCGCAGGCGCTGCGTAAAAGCATCGGGCTGAGGATTAAAGAGGAGACGGAAATCATCGAGGGCGAGGTGGTCGAGATACAGATCGATCGGCCAGCAACGGGCACGGGCCAGAAGGTGGGCAAAGTGACGATGAAAACGACGGACATGGAGACGAACTACGATCTTGGCAACAAGATCATCGAGTGCTTCATCAAGGAGAAGATCCAGGCGGGTGATATCATCACCATCGACAAAGCGTCCGGCAAGGTGTCGAAGTTGGGCCGTAGCTTTACGCGAGCACGCGATTACGATGCGACCGGCTCGCAGACACGCTTCGTGCAGTGTCCCGAGGGGGAGTTGCAAAAGCGCAAGGAGGTGGTGCACACGGTATCGTTGCACGAAATCGACGTCATTAACAGCCGGACGCACGGATTCTTGGCACTGTTTTCGGGCGATACGGGTGAAATCAAGCAGGAGGTACGGGACCAGATCAACAGCAAGGTGATCGAATGGCGCGAAGAGGGCAAAGCGGAGATTAACCCGGGCGTGCTGTTTATTGACGAGTGCCACATGCTGGACATTGAGTGTTTCTCTTTCCTGAACCGGGCGCTGGAGAGCGATATGgcaccggtggtggtgatggcaaCGAATCGTGGCATTACGAAAATCCGCGGCACACACTACCGCAGTCCGCACGGCATCCCGATCGATTTGCTCGATCGTATGATTATCATTCGCACCGTTCCGTACACGGAGAAGGAGATTAAGGAGATTCTGAAGATTCGCTGCGAGGAGGAAGACTGCCAGATCAACAACGATGCGCTGATGGTGCTTGGGCGCATTGCGACGGAGACAAGCCTGCGGTACGCAATTCAATCCATCACGACGGCCAGTCTGGTGAGCAAACGACGCAAGGCAGCGGAAATCATGGTTGAAGACATCCGGAAGGTGTACTCGCTGTTCCTGGACGAGAAGCGGTCGAGCAAGATTTTGAAGGAATATCAGGATGAGTATTTGTTCTATGACGACAGCTTGCCGAAGGCCGAAGGACAGCAGGCGCAAGCGATGGAGGTGGAGAGTAACTGA
- the LOC1279152 gene encoding facilitated trehalose transporter Tret1 isoform X1, with amino-acid sequence MDPLSIGSSVLSLHQRENSEQHKDDAFREIIASCRSLSKYETNIKSALPQILSAIVAASFHIVIGISLAYSAILIPQLEQPGSDVPITKAQSSWIASIIVIMVPIGSLVAGVMMEFLGRLNTIKLAAVPCVAGWVAIALANNFTWIMVGRVLTGFACALGTSPAIVYITEVARPDMRGSLISSGPTLASLGMVIAYAKGAFMDWRLVSWICIIYTIVPVLLIQLFVPESPVWLVSKGRIEDAARSLRFLYKKYPQPEHTDQTLSEMHLNALLKERETKMAEAQKNVNRHGQQQSKLRGFLKPTGYKPMIILFWFFLIQQFSGIYITLFFAVTFIQDVGTEVNAFTASIFVGLTRFSMSLLNAWLLKRFPRRQLVMVSTTGMAICMFVSGLFTLWIKEGTTTLTWIPVVGLLLYVCASMIGLLTIPWTMTAELFPTDIRGIAHSISYSMANLLMFFAVQSYRTITDLLGGAYAVQWMFAVVSVIGFFFALFFLPETHGKSLAEIEAFFAGKSQPQRVPTEPAAKPSVTEHLIRSPSREAKLREVELMLKNKNGA; translated from the exons ATGGATCCATTAAG TATCGGATCCAGCGTCCTCAGCTTACACCAACG TGAAAACAGCGAGCAGCACAAAGACGATGCGTTCCGTGAGATCATTGCAAGCTGCCGATCGCTGAGCAAGTATGAAACAAACATCAAGTCCGCCCTGCCCCAGATCCTGTCGGCGATTGTGGCCGCCTCGTTTCACATCGTCATCGGCATATCGCTGGCGTACTCGGCCATCCTGATCCCGCAGCTCGAGCAGCCCGGTAGCGATGTGCCGATCACGAAAGCGCAATCCTCCTGGATTGCATCGATTATCGTGATCATGGTGCCGATCGGGTCGCTAGTTGCAGGCGTCATGATGGAGTTTCTCGGCCGGCTCAACACGATCAAGCTGGCGGCCGTACCGTGTGTGGCCGGCTGGGTTGCCATCGCGCTGGCGAACAACTTCACCTGGATCATGGTTGGGCGTGTGCTGACCGGTTTTGCCTGCGCGCTCGGTACCAGTCCCGCCATCGTCTACATCACGGAGGTGGCCCGGCCCGACATGCGCGGATCGTTGATCTCCTCCGGCCCAACGCTGGCTTCCCTCG GAATGGTTATTGCGTACGCGAAGGGCGCTTTCATGGACTGGCGGCTGGTGTCGTGGATTTGCATCATCTACACAATTGTGCCGGTACTTCTAATACAACTGTTCGTGCCAGAATCACCCGTCTGGCTGGTGTCGAAAGGACGCATCGAAGATGCCGCTAGATCGCTTCGATTTCTCTACAAAAAATATCCACAACCAGAGCATACG GACCAAACGCTGTCGGAAATGCATCTAAACGCACTGCTGAAAGAACGTGAAACCAAAATGGCCGAAGCGCAGAAGAACGTCAACCGGCACGGCCAGCAGCAGTCAAAGCTGCGCGGCTTCCTCAAACCAACCGGCTACAAACCGATGATCATCCTGTTTTGGTTTTTCCTGATCCAGCAGTTCAGCGGCATCTACATCACGCTCTTCTTCGCGGTAACCTTCATCCAAGACGTCGGCACCGAGGTGAACGCGTTCACGGCCTCCATCTTTGTCGGGTTGACGCGCTTCTCGATGTCGCTGCTGAACGCTTGGCTGCTGAAACGATTCCCCCGCCGCCAGCTGGTCATGGTATCAACCACCGGCATGGCCATTTGCATGTTCGTCTCGGGGTTGTTTACGCTCTGGATAAAGGAGGGCACCACCACACTCACGTGGATCCCGGTCGTCGGTTTGCTGCTGTACGTGTGCGCCTCCATGATTGGGCTGCTCACCATACCGTGGACGATGACGGCAGAACTGTTCCCGACGGATATTCGCGGCATCGCGCACTCGATATCATACTCGATGGCTAATCTGTTGATGTTCTTTGCCGTTCAAAGCTACCG AACCATAACCGATCTGCTCGGTGGAGCGTACGCGGTGCAGTGGATGTTTGCCGTAGTGTCTGTGATCGGATTTTTCTTCGCCCTATTCTTCCTACCCGAGACGCATGGTAAAAGTTTGGCCGAAATAGAGGCGTTCTTTGCAGGCAAATCGCAACCCCAGCGCGTACCGACGGAACCAGCAGCCAAACCGTCCGTGACGGAGCATCTGATACGCAGTCCCAGCCGGGAGGCAAAGCTGAGGGAGGTGGAGCTGATGCTGAAGAACAAAAATGGTGCTTAG